In one window of Macrobrachium rosenbergii isolate ZJJX-2024 chromosome 11, ASM4041242v1, whole genome shotgun sequence DNA:
- the LOC136843380 gene encoding uncharacterized protein isoform X1, whose protein sequence is MGTYGITHEDVNAIFALFFFVSVMGVFLCHVYCICKHTGIELLLDSRNERRRRLRNILNFDSARAFKAFSHHVPPGYDTFHENELSTIPVEEVLCLAEEHAKYHKSTKDRTSRTSRALFLTPARNLPAVHKESIANDNSLTLLTTPSDGHLSYGTMNSPSSFTLNYDDPFPSSDASSGTSGSTTTTYNHPLANHCHSFCISYDPFTSVGNDSRFSASHDEGFSSSLEETLTPNEGNGHASSTITSRD, encoded by the exons ATGGGTACATATGGAATCACTCACGAGGATGTGAATGCGATTTTCGCCTTGTTCTTCTTCGTCTCTGTTATGGGCGTATTCCTGTGCCATGTTTACTGCATTTGTAAACACACTGGGATA GAGTTACTTCTAGACAGTAGAAACGAAAGAAGACGGAGGTTACGGAATATTTTAAACTTTGATTCTGCACGAGCATTCAAAGCCTTTTCACATCACGTGCCCCCTGGATATGATACTTTCCACGAGAACGAGCTGAGTACGATACCAGTGGAAGAAGTATTATGTCTGGCAGAAGAGCATGCCAAATATCACAAATCCACGAAGGACAGAACTTCCAGAACTTCACGCGCTCTGTTTCTCACACCTGCCAGAAACCTCCCAGCTGTACATAAAGAGTCCATTGCTAATGATAATTCTCTTACTCTCCTAACAACACCATCTGATGGTCATTTATCTTATGGTACTATGAACAGTCCTTCATCCTTTACTCTTAACTATGATGACCCTTTCCCCTCATCTGATGCGTCTTCAGGTACTTCTGGAAGCACCACTACAACCTACAATCATCCTCTCGCGAACCACTgccattctttctgtatttcatatgaCCCTTTCACTTCAGTAGGCAATGATTCTCGTTTTTCCGCTAGTCATGATGAAGGATTTTCTTCTAGCCTGGAAGAGACCCTCACTCCAAACGAAGGAAATGGACACGCGAGCAGCACGATCACTTCACGAGATTAG